In the genome of Colletotrichum lupini chromosome 8, complete sequence, one region contains:
- a CDS encoding fasciclin domain-containing protein: MKAVAALSCVAVANAFILPDPKIFEQAAIKNDDHANRGSWWGRVPSKDSIVSTVEDGIDSLSAHIEDALHSFEETVENKFDHLFEEEIFNEPKVSDKTIYELISKSEHTTEFAKLVNEYEDIVNVLKSTEANHTLFVPTNRAFEHLPKHKKPSKEVIEAILKYHVGIGDYDAKRVLRTHTLPTLLNEKFLGDKPQRLRTSVGLGGVRINFYAKVVAVNIRAKNGIIHAVNSLIIPPPMVGRELTLLPSQFSTLLLAYEKTDFVKYIHGVKSTGTTVFAPSNNAFARLGPKANAFLFNTDLGLKYLRALLKYQIVGSATLYSDALYRPDDKKDVNTMEHYHVDLPTLLGKNIAVDVATWGGWTKVKLNGYIPIVVADGIAKNGVIHVPGRVPIPPHKHKVDYVDGEIEVEDLKERLSEYVDEKENDTNWLGEEL; the protein is encoded by the exons ATGAAAGCTGTTGCAGCCCTCTCATGCGTGGCCGTTGCCAACGCATTTATCCTTCCCGATCCTAAGATCTTCGAGCAAGCGGCCATCAAGAACGATGACCACGCTAATCGAGGTTCCTGGTGGGGCCGCGTTCCCTCCAAGGACTCCATCGTGAGCACTGTGGAAGATGGCATCGATTCCTTGTCCGCACACATTGAGGATGCACTACACTCATTCGAAGAGACAGTCGAGAACAAATTCGACCACCTTTTCGAGGAGGAGATTTTTAACGAACCCAAGGTTTCCGATAAAACTATTTACGAACTCATTTCGAAGAGCGAGCACACGACCGAGTTTGCCAAGCTTGTCAACGAATATGAGGACATTGTCAACGTTTTGAAGAGCACAGAGGCGAATCACACACTTTTCGTGCCGACGAACCGCGCCTTCGAGCATCTTCCCAAGCACAAGAAACCGAGCAAGGAGGTTATTGAAGCCATCTTGAAGTACCACGTTGGCATTGGTGATTACGATGCGAAGAGGGTCCTTCGCACCCACACTCTCCCCACGCTGCTCAATGAGAAGTTCCTCGGCGACAAGCCCCAGCGTCTTCGCACCAGCGTCGGCCTCGGCGGCGTGCGCATCAACTTTTACGCCAAGGTCGTTGCCGTCAACATT CGCGCCAAGAATGGAATTATTCACGCTGTCAATAGCCTGATCATCCCGCCACCCATGGTCGGCCGAGAGCTCACCCTTCTCCCCAGTCAATTCTCCACGCTGTTGCTCGCATACGAGAAGACCGACTTCGTCAAGTATATTCACGGCGTCAAGTCCACCGGCACCACCGTTTTCGCCCCTTCCAACAACGCTTTCGCTCGCCTTGGACCCAAGGCGAATGCGTTCCTGTTCAACACCGACCTCGGTCTCAAGTACCTTAGAGCATTGCTCAAGTACCAGATCGTCGGCAGTGCGACTCTATATAGCGACGCGCTGTACCGCCCCGATGACAAGAAGGATGTCAACACCATGGAGCACTACCACGTTGATCTTCCCACTTTGCTGGGCAAGAACATCGCCGTCGATGTCGCCACCTGGGGCGGCTGGACCAAGGTCAAGCTTAACGGCTACATCCCTATTGTCGTCGCCGATGGAATTGCCAAGAACGGCGTCATTCACGTCCCCGGCCGCGTCCCCATTCCTCCCCACAAGCACAAGGTCGATTACGTCGACGGCGAGATTGAAGTCGAGGACTTGAAGGAGAGACTCTCCGAGTACGTCGATGAGAAGGAGAATGATACTAACTGGCTTGGCGAGGAATTGTGA
- a CDS encoding glucose-methanol-choline oxidoreductase encodes MRSSAATTKNKIVMEGTAELNGYDHQQTNGLNGEFNGRIEPDYTESFDTPYPATEPREGYRQAGDTFDPVTGAYPRISRPVELIRPSYDVVVIGSGYGGAVAASRMARGNKRVCLLERGKEKWPGEFPSEIIPAVKELHTTNAATDGLLGALGKLGTGGDPTGLYHLIVGDGQNAFVGNGLGGTSLLNANVFLEADEGVLNLPIWPKEIDAGELKKYYKRAAGVLEPKKYPKDFPKLHKLETLEKQAKLMGWSEKFDRVPQTTRFEDGENSTGVYMRASTLSGQDTTGLNDGSKSTTLVNYLSDAWNWGTEMFCQCEVRYVTKAKDREGYIVHFAWHGGKRANFKDLFYEDLMWVHAKELVFFGAGSIGTTEILLRSKQFGLDMSPDVGHGMSGNGDILAFGYNTSEYVNGMGREDPPPNRPVGPCITGIIDCRKGLDNPLDGFVVEEGAIPAALAPFYQAMLTYLPGRVFPDNISIKGAVGHVTAAVGSRFFGPYFPDGSTEKTQCYLIMSHDSSQATMQLDKDRPLINFSGVGKSHRAKKLAGYLAKLTNLIGGIYVDSPFYAAFGEKEITVHAIGGARISSDGTGASGGVNHKGQLFKGTEGEVHEGLVVCDGTIVPAALGVNPFATITALAERSVEKIADDLHIKVDLKTKNGSLNLFGKPAHDPFEGEHPPVARVQEIINTARDDMTPGIAFTETMDGWIHFGEDSKTLDFQRATLTAKSRGEYARFFLSARSWNTHNLVHDKEHEANLTGTFTCPALGGTSMVQGGKFNLFNDDPRSPDTTNLTYNFLISQKDGKKLHFNGYKFVNSDVVFNPLNLWKATTTLYCTITEVDEHDQPIHEEVRGKGVIHIRPTAFLQECTTMEATGSSLYAKVSSTANFLGYFTAKAAGAFLTPFIPQIWPSLPFNSYQNPTPWSEEITVEANDRVKTKLYMWEPQTIGGDASRAPILLFISGAAVDHQIFALPTIEKNAVNYFRAKGYRVYSMVHRVGKTIVAQQNWTTYDARRDIQAALRKIRKRHAIIDRLDGSGPSSPTYVVAHCAGSIALASGLLDGSIPRQWLSGVTASQVFMNPKFPKVNNLKASLPISMANIYNLIQGKWFDCTSTPRDGYIQQAINQLLRFYPVGHRNEICNSVVCHRSSLAFGRLWSHKGLNEATHSQLENFVGGASMANLNHLMYQGTHEVVTDSQNESLVTPQNIARLKGLPIFLFSGSEDEVYAPENTDTSFTILTEANGGVCYERQVFQNRGHLDAWMSPTAHKDIFPRVEQHIQNVLNDKYSRLEKFASGNPLGLKK; translated from the exons ATGCGATCTTCTGCCG CTACTACTAAGAACAAAATCGTGATGGAGGGCACAGCGGAGCTCAACGGTTACGACCATCAACAGACTAACGGTCTCAACGGCGAGTTCAACGGTCGAATCGAGCCTGACTACACAGAGTCCTTCGACACCCCCTATCCGGCCACGGAGCCCCGCGAGGGATACCGTCAGGCCGGCGACACATTCGACCCTGTGACTGGCGCATACCCGCGTATCTCCCGCCCCGTTGAGCTGATCCGCCCGTCTTATGACGTTGTTGTCATCGGCTCCGGATATGGtggcgccgtcgccgccagcCGCATGGCGCGTGGCAACAAGAGGGTTTGCTTGCTCGAGCGCGGTAAGGAGAAGTGGCCCGGAGAGTTCCCTTCCGAGATCATCCCAGCCGTGAAGGAGCTTCACACTACGAACGCGGCGACGGATGGTCTTCTCGGTGCTCTTGGAAAGTTGGGCACCGGCGGCGATCCGACTGGCCTTTACCATCTCATTGTTGGAGATGGTCAAAACGCCTTCGTCGGCAATGGCTTGGGCGGCACGAGTTTGCTCAACGCCAACGTCTTCCTTGAAGCAGACGAAGGGGTTCTCAACCTGCCTATATGGCCCAAGGAGATAGATGCAGGAGAACTGAAGAAAT ATTACAAGCGCGCCGCCGGTGTCTTGGAGCCTAAGAAGTACCCAAAGGATTTCCCTAAGCTACACAAGCTGGAGACACTCGAGAAGCAGGCCAAGCTCATGGGTTGGAGCGAGAAGTTCGACCGTGTACCCCAGACCACCCGCTTCGAGGATGGCGAGAACAGCACCGGTGTCTACATGCGAGCCTCTACGCTCAGTGGCCAAGACACTACCGGCCTCAACGACGGCAGCAAGTCTACAACCCTGGTAAACTATCTCAGTGACGCTTGGAACTGGGGTACCGAAATGTTCTGTCAGTGTGAGGTCCGTTATGTCACCAAGGCGAAGGATCGCGAGGGTTACATCGTGCACTTCGCATGGCACGGTGGAAAGCGCGCCAATtttaaggacctcttttacgAGGATCTGATGTGGGTTCATGCCAAAGAGCTGGTTTTCTTCGGCGCTGGTAGCATCGGAACTACCGAGATCCTGCTCCGCAGCAAGCAGTTTGGCTTGGACATGAGCCCGGATGTCGGACACGGCATGAGTGGCAATGGTGATATCCTTGCATTCGG CTACAACACTAGCGAGTATGTCAACGGCATGGGGCGCGAAGACCCTCCTCCAAACCGTCCCGTCGGACCGTGTATCACGGGTATTATCGACTGCCGGAAGGGCCTGGACAACCCACTTGATGGCTTCGTCGTTGAGGAGGGTGCTATTCCTGCAGCCCTCGCGCCCTTCTACCAGGCAATGCTCACATATTTGCCCGGCAGAGTGTTCCCTGATAACATCTCCATTAAGGGTGCAGTCGGTCATGTAACTGCAGCCGTTGGCAGCCGCTTCTTCGGTCCCTATTTCCCCGATGGAAGCACCGAGAAGACGCAGTGCTATCTCATCATGTCCCACGACA GTAGTCAAGCAACCATGCAGCTTGACAAGGACAGACCTCTCATCAACTTCTCTGGTGTTGGCAAGTCGCACAGAGCCAAGAAGCTGGCGGGCTACTTGGCCAAGCTGACCAACCTGATCGGCGGAATCTACGTCGACAGTCCATTCTATGCCGCATTTGGCGAGAAGGAGATCACTGTCCATGCTAT TGGTGGTGCTCGTATCAGCAGCGACGGAACAGGCGCCAGCGGTGGCGTGAACCACAAAGGCCAGCTGTTCAAGGGCACTGAAGGTGAGGTCCATGAGGGCTTGGTCGTTTGCGATGGAACCATTGTTCCTGCGGCTCTTGGTGTCAATCCTTTCGCGACAATTACAGCCCTCGCAGAGAGATCTGTTGAGAAGATAGCGGATGACCTCCATATTAAAGTCGATCTCAAGACAAAGAACG GCTCCCTAAACCTATTTGGGAAGCCGGCACATGACCCCTTCGAGGGCGAACACCCGCCTGTGGCCAGAGTGCAAGAAATCATCAACACAGCCAGAGATGACATGACTCCTGGTATCGCCTTCACCGAGACCATGGACGGATGGATCCACTTTGGAGAGGATTCCAAGACATTAGATTTCCAAAGGGCTACCTTGACTGCTAAAAGCCGGGGCGAATATGCCCGTTTCTTCCTCAGCGCCAGGTCATGGAATACTCACAACC TCGTCCACGACAAGGAGCACGAGGCCAATCTAACCGGTACCTTTACCTGCCCCGCTCTTGGTGGTACGTCTATGGTTCAGGGTGGCAAGTTCAACTTGTTTAACGACGACCCGAGATCGCCTGATACCACCAACCTGACTTACAACTTCCTGATCTCACAAAAGGATGGCAAGAAGTTGCATTTCAACGGCTACAAGTTTGTTAACTCGGACGTCGTATTCAACCCCCTCAACCTCTGGAAGGCCACGACCACTCTCTATTGCACTATTACTGAGGTTGACGAGCATGACCAACCCATTCACGAAGAGGTTCGCGGTAAGGGCGTCATCCATATCCGCCCCACGGCCTTCCTTCAAGAATGCACAACCATGGAAGCAACCGGATCTAGCCTCTACGCCAAGGTTTCTTCAACCGCCAACTTCCTCGGATACTTCACTGCCAAGGCAGCAGGAGCCTTCCTCACACCTTTCATCCCTCAGATCTGGCCCAGCCTACCTTTCAACAGCTACCAGAACCCCACACCCTGGTCGGAAGAGATCACAGTTGAGGCCAACGACCGCGTTAAGACGAAGCTCTACATGTGGGAGCCGCAGACTATCGGTGGCGACGCAAGCAGGGCGCCGATTCTTTTGTTCATTTCTGGTGCTGCTGTCGACCACCAGATCTTTGCTTTGCCCACCATTGAGAAGAATGCGGTGAACTACTTCCGGGCTAAGGGGTACCGCGTGTACTCCATGGTACACCGCGTCGGCAAGACTATTGTTGCTCAACAGAACTGGACCACGTACGACGCGCGCCGTGATATCCAGGCGGCTCTCAGGAAGATTCGCAAGAGGCATGCGATCATTGATAGGCTGGACGGTAGCGGCCCCTCGTCACCGACATACGTCGTAGCACACTGCGCTGGATCTATTGCTCTTGCTTCAGGTCTGCTTGACGGAAGCATCCCTCGGCAATGGCTTAGCGGTGTCACCGCGTCCCAGGTGTTCATGAACCCCAAGTTCCCCAAGGTCAACAACCTAAAGGCTAGCCTCCCCATCTCCATGGCCAACATCTACAACCTCATCCAGGGCAAGTGGTTTGACTGCACCAGCACACCTCGCGATGGATACATCCAGCAGGCTATCAACCAGTTGCTTCGCTTCTACCCCGTTGGTCACCGCAATGAGATCTGTAACTCCGTTGTCTGCCATCGCAGCTCTCTTGCTTTCGGTCG GCTCTGGTCACACAAGGGACTCAACGAGGCCACTCACTCACAATTAGAGAACTTTGTTGGTGGTGCCTCAATGGCGAACTTGAACCACTTGATGTACCAAGGCACCCACGAAGTAGTGACGGACTCGCAGAACGAGAGCCTCGTCACACCGCAAAACATCGCCCGCCTCAAGGGTCTGCCCATTTTCCTCTTCTCTGGATCCGAGGACGAGGTGTACGCGCCCGAGAACACCGACACATCCTTCACTATCCTCACAGAGGCCAACGGCGGCGTCTGCTATGAGAGGCAGGTGTTCCAGAACCGCGGCCACTTGGACGCCTGGATGAGCCCTACCGCCCATAAGGATATCTTCCCGCGGGTGGAGCAGCACATCCAGAATGTCCTGAACGACAAGTATTCGCGACTTGAAAAATTTGCATCAGGCAACCCATTGGGATTGAAGAAGTGA